The genomic stretch GCTTGAACATAGGTAATAATCAGCTTATTTCTACGGAATCAAGTGGCGAGAACCAAAACCCTACATTCGAAAAAGAAACGGCCTTAGACGATTCAATCTCACAGCAATCAGGTGGCTTAAACTCCCAGGAATCGGAAAACACAATCTCACAACTCACAGCGGATTCCCACAAAGATATCGACCAGAAAGTTGACTCTAAGAATACATTCCCTAGAGAAGCAGCTTCTAAATCAAACCAAAAAGACCTCGAATCCGCTAGTGTTAGCGAATCTTTATCATCACTACAATCCAGGCAAACTTCAAATGGACTATCTCCAGATACAGATGATTATTCGAGTACAAATGATAATCTTCCATTAGATGAAGGAACTACTGACCAGTCATCGGAACTATTTGCTGATGCTGATAGAACTCACAGCTTAATTCAAATCGAAGCATCTGCAAAAGATAGACCTCTACCAACTCACAACACAACCGATCAATTAGCTGCGATAAACGATCTCCTAAAAGCTTATTTAGTACGCTTGAAGGTTCTTGAAAATAACGTCAATATAGTGAAGTCTAGAAACCTGGAGATTTTCGAATTTTCGGCTAAAATTCTAGGACAAGTTGAAAACTTGGAAAGTCGCTTatgtgacgagcaaaaaaagctTGCCAGAGTATCGGCTGATTTGGAGTGTCTTAGTTTACTAGTGTCGCAGTATGAAACCCAATTTCAACAATTCGGTGCTGGGCTAGACCGCTTAGAAATCCAACTTCGAGAAGTGAAATGTTCGATTCGATGCATAGACAAAGAGAGAGAGCAGTTCTTGCAGAACGTACAATCAGTCACCGAGCAGCTGAACCACTTTTCAACCGTCAAAGCCGATAGGGCAGATGTGCACGCTGAATTGTCTTTGCGAGCTTACACCACAGACCTCAATAAATTCGTCCcgtttgaatttttcaacacTATACAAACCGATGTCGCCAGAAGCATTGCTTCGCTTCATGAtgaaattttcaatcaaaataaATCGACACTTTCGAAATTCAACGAGATGCAAACACTGATCGCCGCAAAAGCCCAAATAACCGAAACCGAAAATATTCAGAGACAGCTCGAAAAAGTATTATATAATTTACAGCAGATGAAAGATCATCAACAGTCTAAGCTGAAAATGACAGGATGCTCTGCTGGTGTGGTGTTAAAAGACAGTAGCAAACTTCCGAATTGTTTGTCTTGCGGCGATCATGCTATTTTACAGGAACATTATGAACTTGTACCTCAATCAAAACCTCTCACACCGTCAGTGAACAGAAAAGCGAAGGAAATATTCACGATTCGTAAAAGGAGCGCTGGTGGAAGCTACACAAAAATTAACCGTAACGAGACAGTGATGCAAAGTGCATCGCTGCATATTCCATGCAAATATATGAACGCGGATGGTAGTCCTATACAACAAATTGCAGGAAAAGATGGCTGCTGGTATCTGGCCAATAATGATTAACTTTCCATCACAGATATTTTATTATAGTtgcttttcaaaaataaaaaatacctttTCTTattgtttttagaaaaaaaaaattactgaataTAAACAAATGGGATATACCTAATATAGCTTCTACTTTCTATTTGCCTGTCAAAACCAAAACCAAATGTGCAATCATTATTTCGCACTGGCATCGGAGTAAGATTATTGACTTTTAGCTTCGTCATACATTTTGGATGCGACCACTTTCacctgccatctgatgacttaaatacTCATAAAATTCTGATCATAACCAAAATCGACTCATCGTGCAAACCCTCCCTCCTCCAGAGCCTTTGGCcctcaaaaaatttaaaattagggTTCTGCatcccgaaaaaaataacattaaaaaaacattaaaaaaaaccttaaaaattgctgtaaacgtacatagctataccataatttaactatgtttttcattgtagatacatcaattttacattaaatatcattgtccagactaataaaaaacatcgtttttacaatttttatcatgaaaaaggggggtcgttatgtattttaacagcattttttcagtcatttttcccatacatttagaagtcactgacaatgtttttcatggtaaaattactGTCGGAGGTAGatttaacaacaaaaaacgttgttaagacatggtaatgacaacaatcgtttacacgcttacagtaaaaataccgtgtttttattgtaaccataaaaaaaattgatgtatctacaatgaaaaacatagatgaattatggtatagctatgtacaattacagcaatttttgagctttttttaatgtttttttaatgttatttttttcgggataACTGTTTCTTAGGGTGCCCATGGAATGTATGAGATAAATTTGACCAACACGTTTCGTTTAGGGTTCAAAAGCTTCGTCTTCTCGAGAAAAGTCCTCCTGCTTaatttatagcgaatttctttatttgaccagctcacctcgttttgacctggaagcacactaactgctgtcaaaacccttctttatgcGCTCGACTTTGaaccagttttgacctgccttgctgcccgaagcgcactgtaaaatttgtcagcttcaacccaccaccgcacgcgctaagttcgtaaacaattatctagcatctctttcttacttgcgtcttaaggggttatatacctttttagttttcaaagaaccggaaaattttttattacattatcttcaaatacaacatcttgagaacatttccacaaattttcataaagatctgagcaatagaaagaaagttagagcgatttgcaacgcgcctcgccacggccgcataagctaaacttgaataTAAAAactcggaatagtttttttacggaaaatgactttgccgtgatcctgattgcgggaaaactactgaactgatttccttcatctttttttttaaattttcgttataaaattcgccggtccttgaatgatcgcttttt from Wyeomyia smithii strain HCP4-BCI-WySm-NY-G18 chromosome 3, ASM2978416v1, whole genome shotgun sequence encodes the following:
- the LOC129731034 gene encoding uncharacterized protein LOC129731034 → MTAKPVTLIDLLELAFEKPESGIVNLQLLYKLFRELIVGLNIGNNQLISTESSGENQNPTFEKETALDDSISQQSGGLNSQESENTISQLTADSHKDIDQKVDSKNTFPREAASKSNQKDLESASVSESLSSLQSRQTSNGLSPDTDDYSSTNDNLPLDEGTTDQSSELFADADRTHSLIQIEASAKDRPLPTHNTTDQLAAINDLLKAYLVRLKVLENNVNIVKSRNLEIFEFSAKILGQVENLESRLCDEQKKLARVSADLECLSLLVSQYETQFQQFGAGLDRLEIQLREVKCSIRCIDKEREQFLQNVQSVTEQLNHFSTVKADRADVHAELSLRAYTTDLNKFVPFEFFNTIQTDVARSIASLHDEIFNQNKSTLSKFNEMQTLIAAKAQITETENIQRQLEKVLYNLQQMKDHQQSKLKMTGCSAGVVLKDSSKLPNCLSCGDHAILQEHYELVPQSKPLTPSVNRKAKEIFTIRKRSAGGSYTKINRNETVMQSASLHIPCKYMNADGSPIQQIAGKDGCWYLANND